In one Paraburkholderia azotifigens genomic region, the following are encoded:
- the rpsU gene encoding 30S ribosomal protein S21, with product MTTVILKPDEPVDVALRRFRRAIERTGLIPELRSRTAYEKPTTERKRKKAAAVARLRKQIKRSLPPKKRY from the coding sequence TTGACTACCGTAATTCTGAAACCCGACGAGCCCGTGGATGTTGCATTACGCCGTTTTCGTCGCGCAATCGAGCGCACTGGTTTGATTCCGGAGCTTCGTTCCCGGACGGCCTATGAAAAACCTACCACAGAACGCAAGCGCAAAAAGGCAGCTGCAGTGGCACGCCTGCGCAAGCAGATCAAACGGTCGTTGCCACCGAAAAAGCGGTACTGA
- a CDS encoding cold-shock protein, whose translation MDTGTVKWFNDSKGFGFITPDKGGDDLFAHFSEIRSEGFKTLTENQKVSFETKQGPKGLQAANIKPL comes from the coding sequence ATGGATACCGGCACCGTTAAGTGGTTCAACGACAGCAAAGGCTTTGGCTTCATCACCCCGGACAAGGGCGGTGACGACCTGTTCGCCCACTTCTCCGAAATCAGGAGCGAAGGCTTCAAGACGCTGACTGAAAATCAGAAGGTGAGCTTCGAAACGAAGCAAGGTCCGAAGGGACTGCAGGCGGCTAACATCAAGCCGCTGTAA
- a CDS encoding sensor histidine kinase — translation MSLADFIEGDLPGLIDDWTDYALTLSQPDSQLSEIQLRNSAADILTAIAADMREVQSTAQQQIKSRGDKQDPGSSFNHVAHRHAEDRLSHGFGINDVIAEFRALRATVLRRWQKTAPVGDAAFIEMIRFNEAIDQVLAESVRHYAYRTERIRDLFAGVLAHDLRSPLSAILNSGEVLLNDDNLSPASVRAAAFVQRGATRMRQMIDDLLTFTRTRLGDTLPVNLTSQDIGRICRDAADEVRASYPHARIELRLTSDLRGRWDGSRLGQLVVNLLTNAVRYGSGKVVIEAGSHDGQIALVVSNEGNPIPEHALPTLFDPLTRASLPNRTGIAAGIGLGLYICRCIAIAHQGTIRVESTQRATCFTVRLPRSPAQEQGSGQDGAGR, via the coding sequence ATGAGCCTGGCCGACTTCATTGAAGGTGATTTGCCCGGTCTGATCGACGACTGGACCGACTATGCGCTTACGCTCAGCCAGCCCGACAGCCAACTCTCGGAAATCCAGTTGCGCAACTCGGCGGCCGACATCCTGACGGCAATCGCGGCCGACATGCGCGAGGTACAGAGTACGGCGCAGCAGCAGATCAAGTCGCGGGGCGACAAGCAGGATCCGGGTTCCAGCTTCAACCACGTTGCGCATCGGCACGCGGAGGATCGTTTGTCCCATGGATTCGGGATCAACGATGTGATCGCGGAGTTTCGCGCGCTGCGCGCGACGGTGCTGCGTCGCTGGCAGAAAACGGCACCCGTGGGCGACGCTGCTTTTATCGAAATGATCCGGTTCAACGAGGCGATTGACCAGGTGCTCGCCGAATCGGTACGGCACTACGCGTATCGCACCGAACGCATCCGGGACCTCTTTGCGGGCGTATTGGCGCATGACTTGCGCTCGCCGCTCAGCGCGATACTGAACTCCGGGGAAGTGCTGTTAAACGACGACAACCTGTCGCCCGCCAGCGTGAGAGCCGCCGCTTTCGTCCAGCGTGGCGCGACGCGCATGAGACAGATGATCGACGACCTGCTCACATTTACGCGCACCCGTCTGGGAGATACGCTGCCGGTTAATCTTACGTCGCAGGATATCGGGCGGATCTGCCGCGACGCGGCCGATGAAGTGCGCGCGTCTTATCCTCACGCGCGTATCGAGTTGCGCCTTACGAGTGACCTGCGCGGCCGGTGGGACGGCAGCCGGCTCGGACAGCTGGTGGTCAATCTGCTGACGAACGCGGTCCGATATGGTTCGGGCAAGGTCGTCATTGAAGCCGGAAGTCACGATGGACAGATCGCCCTTGTCGTGTCCAATGAAGGAAATCCGATTCCGGAGCACGCGCTGCCAACGCTGTTCGACCCGCTAACGAGGGCCAGTCTACCCAACCGCACCGGCATCGCTGCGGGCATCGGCCTGGGTCTTTACATCTGCCGTTGCATTGCCATCGCGCATCAGGGCACGATCAGAGTTGAGTCGACCCAACGTGCGACCTGCTTCACCGTACGCCTGCCGCGTTCGCCAGCTCAGGAACAAGGCTCCGGGCAAGATGGAGCGGGGCGTTAA
- a CDS encoding intradiol ring-cleavage dioxygenase produces the protein MSQGRRDFLRKSAAVPSTLLLLAHVGAYGQPGALSATPACTDEHEPTRQQTPGPFFLPHSPQRVSLLEPGINGTKMVLTGRVSSTQCSAVSGALLDFWHADDGGEYDVDGFRLRGHQFADSEGRYRLETIVPGLYPGRTRHIHVTVQPPNGPILITQLYFPAEQRNARDPLFDRRLLMTIDNGGKRKAAWFDFVLALT, from the coding sequence ATGAGCCAGGGTCGGCGCGATTTTCTTCGCAAGTCTGCCGCAGTGCCGTCCACGTTGCTGCTATTGGCCCACGTAGGTGCGTATGGGCAGCCTGGCGCACTTTCAGCTACGCCCGCTTGCACCGACGAGCATGAACCGACACGGCAGCAGACGCCAGGTCCGTTTTTCCTGCCGCACTCGCCGCAACGTGTATCGCTGCTCGAACCCGGCATCAATGGAACGAAGATGGTCCTGACTGGACGAGTGTCTTCGACACAATGCAGCGCGGTTTCGGGGGCTTTGCTGGATTTCTGGCACGCCGATGACGGCGGCGAGTACGACGTCGACGGGTTCCGGCTACGCGGCCATCAATTCGCCGACAGTGAGGGACGCTACCGCCTTGAGACCATCGTGCCGGGGCTTTATCCGGGACGCACAAGACACATCCACGTGACGGTGCAGCCGCCCAACGGGCCGATCCTCATCACCCAACTGTACTTTCCTGCCGAGCAGCGCAACGCTCGCGATCCTCTGTTCGATCGCCGGCTATTGATGACGATTGACAACGGCGGCAAGCGAAAGGCGGCCTGGTTCGATTTCGTCCTTGCGCTAACGTAG
- a CDS encoding PDR/VanB family oxidoreductase, with amino-acid sequence MHPATLHVVVDKLTLEASDTLSIELRPADSDSLPAFDAGAHICLDLPNGIVRSYSLVNSSDNIRRYVLGVLRARESRGGSAFIHEQLRVGDHLTITPPRNNFPLDETGDEFVLIAGGIGITAIYSMVQRLVFLGKHVEMLYCCRSREHAAWLRPIQALGIPLTLHFDVEKSGPPDLDAFIAGRGVDTRYYCCGPSPMLSAFEQTCNKHGYRHAHIERFSAAPVGPEAETVPGYDVQLARSGKTIHVEPGTRLLDALVAAGIDAPFNCQQGFCGTCEMTVLEGEIDHRDSVLSEAERKSGSSMMVCVSGCKRGRLVLDC; translated from the coding sequence ATGCATCCCGCCACCCTTCATGTCGTAGTCGACAAGCTGACGCTCGAAGCAAGTGACACGCTGAGCATTGAACTGCGTCCCGCTGATTCCGATAGCCTGCCAGCGTTCGATGCTGGTGCGCACATCTGCCTGGATCTGCCTAACGGAATCGTGCGCAGTTACTCGCTTGTGAACTCATCGGATAACATCCGGCGCTATGTGCTCGGCGTGCTACGCGCGCGCGAAAGCCGGGGTGGCTCTGCATTCATTCACGAGCAGTTGCGTGTCGGAGACCATTTGACCATTACGCCTCCACGCAACAACTTTCCGCTCGACGAGACCGGGGATGAGTTCGTCCTCATTGCAGGCGGTATTGGTATCACGGCGATCTACAGCATGGTGCAGCGACTCGTGTTCCTCGGCAAGCACGTCGAGATGCTTTACTGCTGCCGTTCACGGGAACATGCCGCGTGGCTTCGCCCGATTCAGGCACTTGGCATTCCGCTCACACTGCATTTCGATGTCGAGAAGAGCGGCCCGCCAGATCTGGATGCATTCATTGCTGGACGCGGAGTCGACACGCGCTACTACTGTTGCGGCCCATCACCGATGTTGAGCGCATTTGAGCAGACGTGCAATAAACATGGCTATCGTCACGCCCATATTGAACGATTTTCCGCCGCTCCCGTTGGCCCTGAAGCCGAGACCGTGCCGGGTTATGACGTACAGCTTGCGCGAAGTGGGAAAACCATCCATGTTGAGCCTGGCACGCGCCTACTTGATGCACTCGTTGCAGCCGGTATCGATGCTCCTTTCAACTGCCAACAGGGATTTTGCGGCACTTGCGAGATGACCGTCCTTGAAGGCGAAATCGATCATCGGGACAGTGTGCTGAGCGAGGCCGAACGAAAGAGTGGCAGCTCGATGATGGTATGTGTATCCGGTTGCAAACGGGGTCGTCTGGTACTCGATTGCTGA
- a CDS encoding SRPBCC family protein — protein MDGAAAPLKQSLEPLEPLIRNYHHEEQELYYTREEVWQTNWKCLAENFMEGYHLNATHPTTLRPRSPSELSEHVTGNGYFSAYRSHYTPDSPQREPFHPDLTETERRHSLIFSVFPNLVVTYMPHQTIYLLLRPASTGSVAIRWGIAGYEKSPSEEDLKEYVAFADAFNAEDKVKLERLQIGLGSSFYTPGPLAPEDLEGTLRDFYSYVARRICV, from the coding sequence TTGGATGGTGCCGCTGCGCCGCTCAAGCAATCCCTTGAACCGCTTGAACCGCTCATTCGCAATTACCATCACGAAGAACAGGAACTCTATTACACACGCGAAGAAGTGTGGCAAACCAACTGGAAATGCCTTGCTGAGAATTTCATGGAAGGCTATCACCTGAACGCAACGCATCCAACCACACTCCGTCCGCGCTCGCCGAGCGAGCTTAGCGAGCACGTGACTGGCAACGGTTATTTCTCAGCGTATAGATCTCACTACACGCCTGATTCACCTCAGCGCGAACCGTTTCACCCCGATCTAACTGAAACAGAGCGCCGACATAGCCTTATTTTCAGTGTCTTTCCGAATCTGGTTGTCACGTATATGCCTCATCAGACCATCTACCTACTCCTCCGGCCGGCGTCGACAGGCAGCGTGGCAATCCGCTGGGGTATCGCCGGTTACGAGAAGTCGCCGAGCGAGGAAGACCTGAAAGAATATGTCGCGTTCGCTGATGCGTTCAATGCCGAAGACAAGGTGAAGCTGGAGAGACTGCAGATAGGTCTCGGCTCTAGCTTTTACACACCAGGGCCCCTAGCACCGGAAGATCTTGAGGGCACCTTGCGCGATTTTTATAGCTACGTCGCACGTCGTATCTGCGTCTGA
- a CDS encoding IS5 family transposase, whose product MTQLGLGLDLSTKRTRKREFLDEMTRVVPWQKLIALIEPHYPKGKTGRPPFPIQTMLRIHFMQQWFSLSDPAMEEALHDIPLYREFALLGTGMTRLPDESTILRFRHLLEAHELSARMLATVNEILQAKGLMLKVGSAVDATLISAPSSTKKAGTRDPEMSQTQKGGSWYFGMKAHIGVDVESGLVHTVKCTPANVHDITVAHELLHGDEQVAFADAGYVGIEKRGETGAVQWHVAMRPSKRRKLDKSKRLDRIYEKVERLKAGVRAKVEHPFRVLKCQFGYLKARYRGLAKNTAQIETQFALINLWLARGVLGKAK is encoded by the coding sequence ATGACACAACTTGGTCTTGGTCTGGATCTGTCGACGAAGCGCACCCGCAAGCGCGAGTTTCTCGATGAGATGACGCGCGTGGTGCCGTGGCAGAAGCTGATTGCGCTCATCGAACCGCACTATCCGAAAGGCAAGACTGGCCGCCCGCCTTTTCCGATCCAGACGATGCTTCGCATTCACTTCATGCAACAATGGTTCAGCCTCTCGGACCCGGCGATGGAGGAGGCGCTGCACGACATCCCGCTGTACCGGGAGTTCGCGCTGCTGGGCACGGGCATGACGCGGCTGCCTGACGAGAGCACGATCCTGCGATTCCGGCACCTGCTTGAGGCCCATGAGCTGTCGGCCAGAATGCTGGCGACGGTCAACGAGATCCTGCAGGCGAAGGGCCTGATGCTCAAGGTGGGCTCGGCGGTCGACGCAACGCTGATTTCGGCACCCAGTTCGACGAAGAAGGCTGGCACGCGAGACCCCGAGATGAGCCAGACGCAAAAGGGCGGCAGCTGGTACTTCGGTATGAAGGCGCACATCGGAGTCGATGTGGAGTCGGGGCTCGTGCATACCGTCAAGTGCACGCCGGCAAATGTTCACGACATCACGGTGGCGCATGAACTGTTGCACGGCGACGAGCAGGTTGCGTTTGCCGATGCGGGCTACGTGGGCATCGAGAAGCGAGGCGAAACGGGTGCCGTCCAGTGGCACGTGGCGATGAGGCCGAGCAAGCGAAGAAAGCTGGACAAAAGCAAGCGGCTGGACAGAATCTACGAGAAAGTCGAGCGGCTCAAGGCGGGCGTGCGGGCGAAGGTTGAGCACCCGTTTCGGGTGCTCAAATGTCAGTTCGGCTATCTGAAGGCGCGGTATCGGGGACTGGCGAAAAACACGGCGCAGATCGAAACGCAGTTCGCGCTGATCAATCTCTGGCTGGCTCGCGGGGTGCTCGGTAAAGCGAAATGA
- a CDS encoding aromatic ring-hydroxylating oxygenase subunit alpha: MSTFVNATTTNSQHDDELLQTLSSLVSTRERAVLSMPGAFYTSETFAKLEKDRLFRSGWACVGHVGEIPNNGDYFTTEMIGEPLLVQRTSQGDIRVLSNVCRHRGNLVATGRGNARAHVCGYHAWSYDLDGKLKRAPLMQEVKALDTANCALPIIATTVWQNFIFVKEGLNNPFSAWDL; encoded by the coding sequence ATGTCCACGTTCGTCAATGCCACAACGACCAATTCGCAACATGATGACGAGTTACTTCAAACGCTTTCGTCGTTGGTATCGACTCGGGAACGTGCTGTCTTGTCCATGCCGGGCGCGTTCTACACCTCTGAGACCTTTGCCAAGTTGGAGAAGGATCGACTTTTTCGGAGCGGCTGGGCATGCGTGGGACATGTAGGCGAAATCCCCAATAATGGCGATTACTTCACCACGGAAATGATCGGTGAACCGCTTCTCGTGCAGCGTACCTCGCAGGGAGATATTCGCGTTCTTTCGAACGTTTGCAGGCATCGCGGCAATCTTGTCGCGACTGGTCGCGGCAATGCTCGAGCCCACGTCTGCGGCTATCACGCGTGGAGCTATGACCTCGATGGAAAACTCAAGCGCGCACCGCTCATGCAGGAGGTCAAGGCGCTCGATACGGCCAACTGTGCGTTGCCAATTATTGCGACGACCGTCTGGCAAAACTTCATTTTTGTTAAGGAAGGTCTGAACAACCCGTTTTCTGCCTGGGATCTCTAA
- the argE gene encoding acetylornithine deacetylase, which produces MSEHTSRDLLKRLIEFATVSRDSNLTLIEFIRDYLANLDVECELFYNAERTKANLFATIGPRDRGGIVLSGHTDVVPVDGQAWTVDPFTLSEKEGRLYGRGTADMKGFLASVLAAVPMFTGSSLKMPVHLAFSYDEEVGCLGVRPMLAELEKRTHKPQLCLIGEPTELKPVLGHKGKLAMRCQVKGAPCHSAYAPYGVNAIQYAARLINRLEEIGERLAQPEHHDERFDPPYSTVQTGVIKGGRALNIVPAECEFDFEVRGLPGFDANEIADDLQTYARTELLPKMRAVKSDVDILLEPLSAYPGLATPPDSEAARILSVLCGSEAFGTVAFGTEGGLFNHAGIPTVVCGPGSMDQGHKPDEYLTIGQLHGCDSMMERVARYAARPMAAMG; this is translated from the coding sequence ATGAGTGAGCATACGAGCCGCGATCTGCTCAAACGGCTGATCGAATTCGCGACGGTTAGCCGCGATTCGAATCTGACGCTGATCGAGTTCATACGCGATTACCTCGCGAACCTCGACGTCGAGTGTGAGCTGTTCTACAACGCGGAACGCACGAAGGCGAATCTGTTCGCGACCATAGGGCCGCGAGATCGCGGCGGCATCGTGCTGTCGGGCCATACGGATGTCGTGCCCGTCGACGGACAGGCCTGGACCGTCGATCCGTTCACGCTCAGCGAGAAGGAAGGGCGGCTCTACGGACGCGGCACAGCCGACATGAAGGGTTTTCTCGCATCCGTGCTCGCGGCAGTGCCGATGTTCACCGGAAGCTCATTGAAGATGCCGGTGCATCTCGCGTTCTCCTACGACGAAGAAGTCGGATGCCTCGGCGTACGGCCGATGCTCGCGGAACTGGAGAAGCGGACGCACAAACCTCAGTTGTGCCTCATTGGCGAGCCGACCGAATTGAAACCCGTGCTGGGCCATAAGGGCAAACTCGCAATGCGCTGTCAGGTGAAAGGCGCGCCTTGTCACTCAGCATATGCACCGTATGGCGTGAACGCCATTCAGTACGCGGCCCGCCTGATCAATCGTCTGGAAGAAATCGGTGAGCGCCTGGCGCAACCCGAGCATCACGACGAGCGTTTCGACCCGCCATATTCGACCGTGCAAACGGGCGTCATCAAGGGCGGCCGCGCGCTCAACATCGTGCCGGCCGAATGCGAATTCGATTTCGAGGTGCGCGGGCTGCCGGGCTTCGACGCGAACGAGATTGCCGACGATTTGCAAACGTACGCGCGGACCGAATTGCTGCCGAAGATGCGCGCCGTGAAATCTGATGTAGACATCCTTCTTGAACCGCTATCCGCATATCCAGGACTCGCGACCCCGCCCGACAGCGAGGCGGCCCGAATTCTCTCGGTGCTTTGCGGCTCGGAAGCGTTCGGTACGGTCGCGTTCGGAACCGAAGGGGGACTGTTCAATCATGCCGGCATTCCCACCGTCGTTTGTGGCCCGGGCAGCATGGATCAAGGCCACAAACCTGACGAATATTTGACGATCGGGCAACTTCACGGCTGCGATTCGATGATGGAGCGCGTCGCGAGATACGCCGCCAGACCAATGGCGGCAATGGGGTGA
- a CDS encoding DUF1028 domain-containing protein, with amino-acid sequence MTFSIVGRCDRTGQLGIAISSSSIAVGARCPWVRAGVGVVATQNVTLPALGPQILDHMQSAKADPAAALDRALALNEWSEYRQVTVVDAQGRTAFFSGKQALGTYHAVAGAQCVAAGNMLAGIHVIEAMIPAFENAPGQLADRLLAAMHAAITAGGEAGPVHSAALKIAGEQSWSLVDLRVDWADDDPIGKLDGLWRAYEPQMRDYVTRALNPTAAPSYGVPGDE; translated from the coding sequence ATGACATTCTCTATCGTCGGACGTTGCGACAGGACCGGGCAGCTCGGCATCGCGATCAGTTCATCGAGCATCGCGGTGGGCGCGCGCTGTCCATGGGTGCGCGCGGGCGTCGGCGTGGTCGCGACGCAAAACGTTACGCTGCCCGCGCTCGGTCCGCAGATTCTGGATCACATGCAAAGCGCGAAGGCCGATCCCGCCGCCGCCCTCGATCGCGCACTGGCCTTGAACGAATGGAGCGAATACCGGCAGGTGACGGTGGTCGATGCGCAAGGTCGCACTGCGTTTTTCAGCGGCAAACAGGCGCTCGGCACCTATCATGCCGTGGCGGGCGCGCAATGTGTCGCGGCGGGCAACATGCTCGCGGGCATCCACGTGATCGAGGCGATGATCCCGGCGTTCGAGAACGCGCCGGGGCAACTCGCCGATCGTCTGCTCGCGGCAATGCATGCGGCGATCACGGCCGGCGGCGAAGCGGGGCCGGTGCATTCGGCCGCGCTGAAGATCGCGGGCGAGCAGAGCTGGTCGCTCGTCGATCTGCGTGTCGACTGGGCCGACGACGATCCCATCGGCAAGCTCGATGGACTCTGGCGCGCGTACGAGCCGCAGATGCGCGACTACGTCACGCGCGCGCTGAACCCGACGGCTGCGCCGAGTTACGGGGTGCCGGGCGATGAGTGA
- a CDS encoding RidA family protein has protein sequence MSQPTHTRIRMFNTKDTYPNQSLDNDLCQAVRAGNTVYVRGQIGTDFDGNLVGLGDPRAQAEQAMKNVKQLLEEAGSDLSHIVKTTTYLTDVRFREPVYREVGKWLKGVFPISTGLTVVALGQPEWLMEIDVIAVIPDGWTPPNE, from the coding sequence ATGAGCCAACCCACGCATACCCGTATCCGCATGTTCAACACGAAGGATACGTACCCGAATCAATCGCTCGACAACGATCTCTGCCAGGCTGTGCGAGCAGGCAATACCGTGTATGTGCGCGGTCAAATAGGCACGGACTTCGATGGCAATCTCGTCGGTCTCGGTGATCCGCGCGCGCAGGCAGAGCAGGCAATGAAGAATGTAAAGCAGTTGCTCGAAGAAGCGGGCAGCGATCTCTCGCACATCGTCAAGACGACCACGTATCTCACCGATGTGCGGTTTCGTGAGCCGGTGTACCGAGAAGTCGGCAAGTGGCTGAAGGGCGTGTTTCCGATCTCGACGGGACTCACGGTCGTCGCGCTCGGTCAGCCGGAATGGCTGATGGAGATCGACGTGATCGCCGTCATCCCCGACGGATGGACGCCGCCGAACGAATAA
- a CDS encoding LysR family transcriptional regulator codes for MENQPLRYSLRQLRYFVVTAEVLSFTAAARRLHISQPSISTALADLEISFGVQLFIRHHASGLSLTQAGRDLLGQARNLLKIAEEFQMTATEMDGGMTGSIALGCLVSLAPPLMPGLISRFTSEHGGISFRTIEAHQDELLNGLHDGSLDIALTYSLDLSEDIAFTPLLSLPPYAILPATHRLARARKVSLQDLIDEPYVMLDLPHSREYFAALFDVVGARPVPAFRSSQPEVVRGMVANGLGYSILNFPLNSTQTVDGGEFVIKQFRDNVNATTLGIAQSKTMKPRQLVSRFSTFSESYIRRLRLDT; via the coding sequence ATGGAAAATCAGCCGCTGCGTTATTCGCTGCGCCAGTTGCGATACTTTGTTGTGACCGCAGAAGTGCTGTCTTTTACGGCTGCTGCAAGACGCCTGCACATTTCCCAGCCGTCCATTTCGACCGCGCTGGCTGACCTCGAGATCTCGTTCGGTGTGCAATTGTTCATCCGGCATCATGCAAGCGGCCTGTCGCTGACTCAGGCGGGGCGCGATCTGCTCGGACAGGCGCGCAATCTCCTGAAGATCGCCGAGGAATTCCAGATGACCGCCACCGAGATGGATGGCGGCATGACGGGATCGATCGCGCTTGGCTGTCTTGTCTCTCTGGCTCCGCCCCTGATGCCAGGATTGATCAGCCGTTTTACGAGCGAGCACGGTGGAATCAGCTTTCGCACCATCGAGGCGCATCAGGATGAGCTATTGAACGGCCTGCATGACGGTTCGCTCGACATCGCGCTCACCTACAGTCTCGACCTGTCCGAGGACATTGCCTTTACGCCGCTACTTTCCCTGCCGCCGTACGCGATACTGCCTGCGACGCACAGATTGGCGCGCGCGCGAAAGGTGTCGCTGCAGGATCTGATAGACGAACCGTACGTGATGCTGGACCTGCCGCACAGCCGGGAGTACTTTGCCGCGCTCTTCGATGTCGTTGGAGCCCGGCCTGTTCCCGCTTTTCGATCTTCGCAACCGGAAGTCGTACGTGGGATGGTCGCGAACGGGCTTGGCTACAGCATCCTGAACTTTCCGCTGAATTCGACGCAAACCGTCGACGGCGGCGAGTTCGTGATCAAGCAGTTTAGGGACAACGTCAACGCGACGACGCTTGGAATCGCCCAATCGAAAACGATGAAGCCGCGGCAACTGGTGTCTCGATTCTCTACCTTTAGCGAAAGCTATATACGCCGTCTGAGGCTCGACACGTAA
- a CDS encoding ABC transporter ATP-binding protein, protein MSNPSFISFSGVSKSYDGANYVVDDLNLDVRKGEFLSLLGPSGSGKTTTLMMLAGFESPTQGEIRLDGKRLDDKPPHQRDIGMVFQNYALFPHLTIAENVAFPLSVRRVSRADQKARVKRALEMIELPHLANRRPAQLSGGQQQRVALARALVFEPSVVLMDEPLGALDKRLRETMQYEIMRLHRDLSLTIVYVTHDQAEALTMSDRVAVFSDGRIQQAATPTELYENAHNAFVANFVGENNGLRGRVVTVQNNWATLALSDGSIIRGRCEQGLGEGDDAMLALRPERAYIRSTEGTQADAQSNVVRARVQELVYCGDHHRVHLTLGSRDSLVAKVPNTQRHALPSAGDAIEVAWRHDDCKILAASVPRSATLVPTPASSSPSMIAAAAAGAH, encoded by the coding sequence ATGTCAAACCCATCCTTCATTTCGTTTTCGGGCGTGAGCAAGTCGTACGACGGCGCTAATTACGTCGTCGATGATTTGAACCTTGACGTACGAAAGGGCGAGTTCCTGTCGCTGCTTGGCCCGTCGGGCTCAGGCAAGACAACCACGCTCATGATGCTCGCCGGCTTCGAGTCGCCCACGCAGGGCGAGATACGTCTCGACGGCAAGCGCCTCGACGACAAGCCGCCGCACCAGCGCGACATCGGCATGGTCTTTCAGAACTACGCGCTCTTCCCGCATCTCACGATTGCCGAGAACGTCGCATTTCCGTTGTCCGTGCGACGTGTGAGCCGCGCGGATCAGAAAGCACGGGTGAAGCGCGCCCTGGAGATGATCGAGTTGCCGCATCTGGCGAACCGGCGTCCCGCTCAGCTCTCGGGCGGACAACAGCAACGCGTCGCGCTCGCGCGCGCACTCGTGTTCGAACCGAGCGTCGTTCTCATGGACGAGCCGCTCGGAGCGCTCGATAAGCGTCTGCGCGAAACGATGCAGTACGAGATCATGCGGCTGCATCGCGATCTGTCGCTCACCATCGTCTACGTGACGCACGATCAGGCGGAAGCCCTGACCATGTCCGATCGGGTTGCAGTCTTTTCCGATGGACGCATTCAGCAGGCCGCGACGCCCACCGAGCTCTATGAAAACGCCCACAACGCCTTCGTCGCCAACTTCGTGGGCGAGAACAACGGCCTGCGGGGACGCGTTGTGACGGTACAGAACAACTGGGCGACGCTGGCGCTTTCCGATGGCAGCATCATTCGCGGCCGATGCGAACAGGGCCTTGGCGAAGGAGATGACGCGATGCTCGCGTTGCGCCCCGAGCGTGCGTATATCCGTAGTACCGAGGGCACACAAGCGGACGCGCAGAGCAACGTCGTGCGCGCCAGGGTGCAGGAACTTGTGTATTGCGGCGATCATCACCGCGTGCATTTGACGCTCGGATCGCGTGACTCGCTCGTCGCGAAGGTACCCAACACCCAACGCCACGCCCTGCCTTCGGCTGGCGACGCCATCGAGGTGGCCTGGCGCCACGACGACTGCAAGATTCTCGCTGCGAGCGTGCCCCGCAGCGCGACCCTGGTTCCTACCCCCGCATCGTCCTCACCTTCCATGATCGCGGCCGCAGCCGCAGGAGCCCACTGA